In one window of Prevotella sp. E13-17 DNA:
- a CDS encoding right-handed parallel beta-helix repeat-containing protein yields MMKRIILFFIILSAVVACSEDDLFTTSQTALLNFSTDSVKVDTVFTSVGSRMYDFWVYNTNQKGIRLKSVRLRNGNQSGFRVNVDGSYLDNSLGSVVTDLEVRRGDSIRVFVELTAPENKSNTPQLLEDDILFTLESDVIQKVNLRAVSWDADIKKDLIIKSDTLIESSKPIVIYGRLLVDSAAVLTIKNTTLYFHDGAGVEVYGTMLADHVVFRGDRLDHMFDYLPYDRVSGLWNGIRLHASSKDNVIVNSQIRNSINGLVCDSAAYSEYNRRLFMERTIVHNSKGHGVELFNAYAEFLKCQFTNAQGDCFSVHGGLVLMDSCTVGQFYPFVGGRGAALRFSNYYRDYSYPLVGLQMRNSIVTGYDEDVVMGESKDSTVAYSFYFENSLLRTPEVKDTLQQTFVNIKWESPKDSIQGKQHFVLIDEENLNYDFHLDSLSTAHGMGCY; encoded by the coding sequence ATGATGAAACGGATTATTTTATTTTTTATCATACTATCGGCAGTCGTAGCCTGCTCAGAGGATGACTTGTTTACTACGAGTCAAACAGCATTGCTGAACTTTTCAACAGATAGCGTAAAGGTAGATACGGTGTTTACATCCGTGGGTTCAAGAATGTATGACTTTTGGGTCTATAACACCAATCAAAAGGGCATACGCCTGAAGAGCGTCAGGCTGCGAAATGGCAATCAGTCTGGCTTTCGCGTGAATGTTGATGGTAGCTATCTGGATAATTCTCTGGGGTCTGTGGTGACCGATTTAGAAGTGCGTAGGGGAGATAGCATTCGCGTGTTTGTAGAGTTAACGGCCCCTGAAAATAAATCAAATACCCCTCAATTGTTGGAAGATGATATTCTTTTCACGTTGGAAAGCGATGTGATTCAAAAGGTCAACCTACGAGCTGTTTCGTGGGATGCTGATATTAAAAAAGACTTAATCATCAAGTCTGATACGTTGATAGAAAGCAGTAAGCCAATCGTTATTTATGGGCGCTTGTTGGTTGATAGTGCTGCCGTCTTGACAATTAAAAATACAACTCTTTATTTTCATGATGGCGCAGGGGTGGAGGTCTATGGGACTATGCTCGCTGATCATGTCGTGTTCCGCGGTGATCGTTTGGATCATATGTTCGACTATCTTCCGTATGATAGAGTCAGCGGACTGTGGAATGGAATACGATTGCATGCCTCGTCAAAAGATAACGTAATCGTTAACTCGCAGATTCGTAATTCTATCAATGGTTTGGTGTGCGACTCTGCAGCATATAGTGAATATAATCGCAGGCTCTTTATGGAACGAACGATCGTTCATAATAGTAAAGGACATGGGGTAGAACTTTTTAATGCTTATGCCGAGTTCTTGAAATGCCAGTTCACAAATGCCCAGGGAGATTGCTTCTCTGTTCATGGTGGATTGGTTTTGATGGACTCTTGTACGGTGGGACAATTCTATCCTTTTGTCGGTGGCAGGGGTGCAGCTCTCCGTTTTTCCAATTATTATAGGGATTATAGTTATCCACTTGTCGGTTTGCAAATGAGAAATTCAATCGTTACGGGCTATGACGAGGATGTGGTAATGGGCGAATCAAAGGACTCGACAGTGGCATACAGCTTCTACTTCGAGAACTCTCTACTTCGCACACCAGAGGTAAAAGACACCTTGCAACAAACCTTTGTGAATATAAAATGGGAGAGTCCAAAGGATTCTATTCAAGGGAAACAACACTTTGTATTGATTGACGAAGAAAACCTAAACTATGATTTTCACTTAGATTCTCTTTCTACAGCGCACGGAATGGGATGCTATTAG
- a CDS encoding translocation/assembly module TamB domain-containing protein yields MTTFIENKIGSEVSIGRIDLGYLTRIIIDDVVIKDQQGKEMIKAGRLSVKLSPISLLKGTILISSAQLFNVNADFYQKDSLTAPNYQFVIDSLSSKDDSSQSKLDLIIKSLIVRRSSLKYNRLDKVDTPGLLNPNHLYINDVSAHIMVKSFSKDSINVNLKRLAFNEYSGLMANRISAIYEANNHHATIRNFRMELPNTCILAPSWTINYDGKGLKNLQGLFSHSYITPSDLACINEKLKSFNERIDIETSIKGDAHHISFLNTKIFIPEKMNLEGSGNIDWQNKQLAWQTRITDLHVANSLVKKLHDNFKQVPELLVRLNNIDASGEARQSPNGLFESNAIIRTGIGQATVKATITPNKNITSTIQTDSLDLGKLLNNKRLGLTSSNINIAGTTTLAKIKAEVSRFDYNDYRYHNIDINGTYSKSQITGDILINDQNLQLNLNGTWNRTAKSNYKLNGVIAKFSPKALNISNQWGDVSFSSSIDANFWASNPNNAEGAIDFTSFKMATNDSLAKRIYSIDNLNIKSGYEEDRTHYLNLKGDMGEVLLKGHFDWQTLPQSVINFIASKIPTLPGLPQSNEQVNNDFELEIDLVETEWLEKLLGINITIDKPTHLQAKLNDLSKELDIYGQFPSFTYNNAPYQDGYIHITTEQDTAFCDLELTKIMDKGRRTRLSLSTKASDNYLTNSLTWDNSTSWSNDHTQAMYGTINTITQLYTNEAGKAEAQVRILPSLMHLRGTDWNLEPCDILYSDSHLIIDHFNISHGEQHLNIDGVASNNPTDTITLDLNKMDVEYILDLVNFHSVDFAGKASGKICANNIFGDFGAKANLEVENFTFQGGRMGTLFANAKWNKLKQQIDIDALSIENPLSRTRINGHVSPVHNNIDLKINAEGTNLDFCKSFTSSFLKDISGQGHGFVEVVGPFGDMNLLGDVAVDGKVSVAALGTTYSIEGDTVHLVENDILFKDFRIYDRNHHAGRLTGGVHHDHISNFTFDFDIEADNLLAYDFPTYEDGSTMCGTVYADGKIDLHGQNNDIIINCNVTPTRGSIFSYNAANPDAINQQNFITWSSRNKDLTDDFVEIQQGPANPNSQSNIYINFLINATPDATLKLLMDQNTGDNISLRGNGILRAQFYNKGAFTMFGTYGVEEGTYGITIQNIIKKTFNFQPNGTISFRGDPFDASLNLQALYTVNGVSLSDLNIGNSFSNTVKVNCLMNITGTAGTPRIDFDLDMPNVNSEEKQMIRSVITSEQEMNQQVLYLLGIGRFYTQGANNAEQQQYGQTQLAMQSFLSGTVSTQINQLLSQVINSNDWNFGANISTGNEGWNNAEYEGLISGKMLNNRLLINGQFGYRDNAKQTTPSFIGDFSLRYLLYPNGNLALKVYNQTNDRYFTRSSLNTQGIGLIMKKDFNGIRDLFRFNKSKK; encoded by the coding sequence ATGACTACTTTTATTGAGAACAAAATAGGTTCAGAAGTTTCTATTGGCCGCATTGATTTAGGCTATCTCACACGCATCATCATTGATGACGTCGTGATTAAAGACCAACAAGGAAAGGAGATGATTAAAGCAGGGCGCCTGTCTGTCAAACTGAGCCCTATCTCTTTACTAAAAGGAACGATTCTTATATCTTCCGCTCAACTATTCAATGTCAATGCCGACTTTTATCAGAAAGACTCTTTGACAGCCCCCAACTATCAATTCGTCATCGACTCTCTTTCTTCAAAAGACGACAGTTCTCAATCTAAACTCGACCTAATCATCAAGTCACTGATAGTTAGAAGATCGAGTCTAAAATACAACCGCCTAGACAAAGTTGATACCCCAGGACTCCTAAATCCAAATCATTTATATATCAATGATGTAAGCGCGCATATTATGGTGAAGAGTTTCTCTAAAGACTCTATTAACGTCAACCTGAAGCGTTTGGCATTTAACGAGTATTCTGGACTTATGGCAAACAGGATTTCTGCAATCTACGAGGCCAACAACCATCATGCCACCATCCGTAATTTTCGTATGGAACTGCCCAACACATGCATTCTGGCACCATCATGGACCATTAACTATGATGGCAAAGGCCTGAAGAATCTGCAAGGATTGTTCAGCCATTCGTATATCACACCGTCTGACTTAGCTTGTATCAACGAAAAGCTCAAATCATTTAACGAAAGAATAGACATTGAAACCTCCATAAAGGGGGATGCACACCACATTTCCTTTCTAAATACAAAAATCTTCATACCTGAAAAAATGAATTTAGAAGGAAGTGGAAATATTGACTGGCAGAACAAGCAACTTGCATGGCAGACACGAATCACCGACCTACACGTTGCCAACTCACTCGTCAAAAAACTACACGATAACTTCAAACAAGTACCAGAATTGCTGGTACGTCTGAATAACATTGATGCATCGGGCGAGGCAAGACAATCCCCAAATGGACTTTTCGAATCAAACGCCATCATCAGAACAGGCATCGGACAAGCTACCGTCAAAGCCACGATTACACCAAACAAAAACATTACATCTACCATACAAACAGACAGTTTAGATCTCGGAAAACTTTTAAACAACAAACGTTTAGGACTTACGTCTTCAAACATCAACATTGCTGGCACCACCACACTGGCTAAAATTAAGGCAGAGGTGTCAAGATTCGACTACAACGATTATAGATACCACAACATTGACATCAATGGTACATACAGCAAGTCACAAATAACAGGAGACATCCTTATCAATGACCAGAACTTACAATTAAACCTCAATGGCACTTGGAACAGAACTGCAAAATCCAACTATAAACTAAATGGAGTCATCGCTAAGTTCTCGCCCAAAGCGCTAAACATATCCAATCAATGGGGAGACGTTTCTTTTTCCTCATCCATTGATGCCAACTTTTGGGCAAGTAATCCTAACAACGCAGAAGGAGCTATTGACTTCACAAGCTTCAAAATGGCTACAAATGATTCTTTAGCAAAAAGAATATATAGCATTGACAACCTGAATATTAAATCTGGATACGAAGAAGACAGGACCCATTATCTCAATTTAAAGGGAGACATGGGTGAAGTATTATTAAAAGGACACTTTGATTGGCAAACATTACCGCAAAGCGTCATTAATTTCATAGCATCAAAAATTCCCACGCTGCCTGGTCTTCCCCAGTCTAACGAGCAAGTCAACAACGACTTCGAACTTGAAATTGACTTAGTGGAAACCGAGTGGCTGGAAAAGCTTCTTGGCATAAATATAACGATAGACAAGCCTACACACCTACAAGCTAAGCTGAACGATCTTTCCAAAGAATTAGACATCTACGGTCAATTTCCCTCTTTCACCTATAACAACGCACCATACCAAGATGGTTATATCCATATCACGACAGAGCAAGACACTGCATTCTGCGATTTAGAGCTCACCAAAATAATGGACAAAGGACGCCGCACACGTTTATCTCTTTCCACAAAAGCATCGGATAATTACCTGACAAATTCACTAACTTGGGACAATAGCACGAGTTGGAGCAACGACCACACACAAGCAATGTATGGTACTATCAACACCATCACCCAACTATACACTAACGAAGCAGGAAAAGCCGAAGCTCAAGTACGCATTCTTCCATCCTTGATGCACCTAAGAGGGACCGACTGGAATCTTGAACCATGCGATATTTTATATTCAGATAGTCATCTAATTATTGACCACTTTAATATATCACACGGAGAACAGCATCTCAACATTGACGGTGTTGCATCAAATAATCCCACAGATACAATCACCCTGGACTTAAACAAGATGGATGTTGAATACATTCTTGACTTGGTTAATTTCCATTCAGTTGATTTCGCTGGCAAAGCCTCCGGAAAGATTTGCGCGAATAACATTTTTGGTGACTTCGGAGCAAAGGCGAACTTAGAAGTAGAAAACTTCACGTTCCAAGGCGGACGTATGGGAACGCTCTTTGCAAATGCAAAATGGAACAAGCTGAAGCAACAAATAGACATCGATGCTTTAAGCATAGAGAATCCACTATCCAGAACAAGAATCAACGGTCATGTGTCGCCTGTACACAACAACATTGACCTTAAAATAAATGCAGAAGGCACCAACCTTGATTTTTGCAAATCATTCACGTCCAGCTTCTTGAAAGATATATCTGGACAAGGACACGGATTTGTAGAAGTGGTAGGCCCCTTTGGAGACATGAACCTGTTAGGAGATGTTGCTGTTGACGGAAAAGTGTCTGTAGCTGCTTTAGGAACGACCTATAGCATAGAAGGCGACACCGTTCATTTGGTTGAAAACGACATATTATTCAAAGATTTTAGAATCTACGACAGAAATCACCATGCAGGAAGATTAACAGGTGGCGTTCATCATGACCACATCTCAAACTTCACGTTTGATTTTGACATCGAAGCAGACAATCTATTGGCATATGACTTCCCGACATACGAAGATGGTAGTACGATGTGCGGAACCGTCTATGCAGATGGAAAAATTGATCTACACGGACAAAATAATGACATCATCATTAATTGTAATGTCACCCCCACCCGAGGTTCAATCTTCAGTTATAATGCAGCAAACCCCGATGCCATCAATCAACAGAACTTCATAACATGGTCTTCAAGAAACAAAGACCTGACAGACGATTTTGTTGAAATACAACAAGGCCCTGCAAACCCAAATAGCCAATCGAACATCTACATCAACTTCCTCATCAATGCGACTCCCGATGCAACCCTCAAACTCCTCATGGATCAGAACACGGGAGACAACATTTCATTAAGAGGTAATGGTATTCTAAGGGCACAATTCTACAACAAAGGTGCTTTCACTATGTTTGGAACCTACGGTGTTGAAGAAGGCACCTATGGTATTACCATACAGAACATCATCAAGAAGACATTTAATTTCCAACCAAACGGAACCATTAGTTTCAGAGGAGACCCATTCGATGCAAGTCTTAACCTGCAGGCACTCTACACTGTGAATGGTGTTTCATTATCAGACTTAAACATCGGCAATTCATTTTCAAACACAGTGAAAGTGAACTGTCTTATGAATATTACAGGAACCGCAGGGACTCCTCGCATAGATTTCGACTTAGATATGCCCAATGTCAATAGCGAGGAGAAGCAAATGATTCGTTCGGTGATTACCAGTGAACAGGAAATGAATCAGCAGGTACTTTATCTCTTAGGTATAGGCCGTTTCTATACACAAGGAGCCAATAATGCAGAGCAACAGCAGTATGGACAAACACAGCTTGCTATGCAAAGCTTCCTGTCTGGCACAGTATCGACACAGATAAACCAACTTTTATCTCAAGTTATAAACTCAAACGACTGGAACTTTGGAGCCAATATCTCAACAGGTAACGAAGGTTGGAACAATGCAGAATATGAAGGACTGATAAGTGGTAAAATGCTCAACAACCGCCTACTCATTAATGGACAGTTTGGCTATCGAGACAATGCCAAACAAACGACGCCCTCATTTATTGGCGACTTCAGTTTGCGCTATTTATTGTATCCCAACGGCAACTTAGCGCTCAAGGTTTACAACCAAACAAACGACAGATACTTCACCCGTTCATCTCTGAACACCCAGGGCATCGGCCTTATCATGAAGAAAGACTTCAATGGCATTCGCGACTTATTTCGTTTTAACAAGTCAAAGAAATAA
- a CDS encoding Na(+)-translocating NADH-quinone reductase subunit A — protein MANVIKLRKGLDIHLQGKAKETKLDLKSNGKYALVPDDFEGVTPKVIVREGDVVKAGDALFVNKLYPEVRFASPVSGKVTAVERGERRKVLCVKVEADAQQQYVDFGKKDVSKMDGKSVVDALLEAGIFGYINQLPYAISTNPSVMPKAIFVSALRDKPLAGRFDFEVKGQEQDFATGLQALSKIAKTYLGIGIQPDFHAKLQELHVEKDVEVTVFDGKCPAGNVGVQVNHLNPVNKGEVVWTIGDPTVVLFIGRLFNTGKVDFTRTVALCGSEVTNPCYVDMKVGEELSTLLSNSYDNSHSVRIINGNVLTGRQTSKDGYLGAHTSEITVIPEGDDNDEMLGWIMPRFSQFSVNHSYFSWLFGKKEYALDARVKGGERHMIMSGEYDKVLPMDIYGEYLIKAIIAGDIDKMEQLGIYEVAPEDFALAEFVDSSKLELQRIVREGLNNLRKENA, from the coding sequence ATGGCAAATGTTATTAAGCTACGCAAAGGCTTAGACATTCATCTTCAAGGGAAAGCGAAGGAAACGAAATTAGACCTCAAGTCGAACGGAAAGTATGCTTTGGTACCCGACGATTTTGAGGGCGTTACGCCCAAAGTGATTGTCCGTGAAGGAGATGTTGTCAAGGCCGGGGATGCTTTGTTTGTAAACAAGCTCTATCCCGAAGTCCGTTTTGCCTCGCCTGTCAGTGGTAAAGTTACTGCTGTGGAACGTGGTGAACGTCGCAAGGTGCTCTGTGTGAAAGTAGAGGCCGATGCTCAACAACAGTATGTGGATTTTGGCAAGAAAGACGTGTCGAAGATGGATGGCAAATCCGTCGTTGACGCTCTACTCGAGGCTGGTATCTTTGGATACATAAACCAGCTTCCTTATGCAATTTCCACTAACCCCTCAGTAATGCCGAAGGCCATCTTTGTTTCTGCACTTCGCGACAAGCCTTTAGCAGGCCGCTTTGATTTTGAGGTGAAAGGTCAGGAACAGGACTTCGCAACAGGTTTGCAGGCCTTGTCTAAAATCGCCAAGACCTATTTAGGTATTGGTATCCAGCCCGATTTTCATGCAAAGTTGCAGGAGTTGCATGTAGAAAAAGATGTCGAAGTAACGGTGTTTGACGGAAAGTGTCCTGCCGGAAATGTCGGTGTTCAGGTTAATCACCTTAACCCAGTAAACAAGGGAGAGGTGGTTTGGACCATTGGCGATCCTACCGTCGTGCTCTTTATTGGCCGTCTTTTTAATACTGGCAAGGTTGATTTTACTCGTACTGTTGCTCTTTGCGGCAGCGAAGTTACCAATCCCTGTTATGTTGATATGAAGGTAGGAGAGGAGTTGTCAACATTGCTCAGCAATAGTTACGACAATAGTCATTCTGTACGTATAATCAATGGTAATGTTCTGACAGGACGTCAGACGTCTAAAGATGGATACCTTGGTGCTCATACTTCAGAGATTACTGTTATTCCCGAGGGTGATGACAACGATGAAATGCTGGGATGGATTATGCCCCGTTTCAGCCAGTTCTCAGTAAACCACAGCTATTTCTCTTGGTTGTTTGGTAAGAAGGAATACGCTCTGGATGCCCGAGTTAAGGGTGGCGAGCGACACATGATCATGAGTGGCGAGTATGACAAGGTGCTGCCTATGGATATCTATGGCGAATACCTCATCAAGGCTATCATTGCCGGCGACATTGACAAGATGGAGCAGTTGGGTATCTACGAGGTTGCCCCTGAGGACTTTGCACTTGCAGAGTTTGTTGACTCATCGAAGCTTGAACTTCAGCGCATCGTTCGCGAAGGATTGAATAATTTACGAAAAGAAAACGCATAA
- a CDS encoding response regulator transcription factor: protein MESRKERPHIAIVDSNTLAVLGLKQLLQNVLPILAIDTYNSMSELTANNHERYAHYFVSMNIVLEHLDFFREYKKKTIVLTMSREDSNQLKEFHSMCINVPEPELVRSLLMLEQHGHDHGRNLPEMPEVLRKNILSTREIEVISLIVQGYINKEIAEKLHIGLATVVTHRKNIMDKLGLKSVSALTIYAVMHGYVDINKI, encoded by the coding sequence ATGGAATCACGCAAAGAACGTCCTCATATTGCAATCGTAGATTCGAACACGTTAGCTGTTTTAGGTCTGAAACAGCTTCTACAGAATGTTTTGCCAATTCTGGCAATTGACACCTACAATTCAATGTCAGAACTGACAGCTAACAACCATGAAAGATATGCGCACTACTTTGTATCGATGAATATTGTACTTGAGCATCTTGACTTTTTTAGGGAATATAAGAAAAAAACGATTGTATTAACGATGTCAAGAGAAGACAGCAATCAGCTTAAGGAATTTCACTCTATGTGTATTAATGTGCCTGAACCAGAATTGGTACGCTCCCTGCTTATGCTCGAACAACACGGTCATGATCATGGAAGAAACCTGCCAGAAATGCCTGAGGTTCTTAGAAAAAACATTCTTTCCACACGAGAGATAGAAGTTATTTCCCTGATTGTGCAAGGTTATATCAACAAGGAAATAGCCGAAAAACTACACATTGGACTAGCTACTGTTGTCACCCACAGAAAAAACATCATGGACAAGCTTGGACTAAAAAGTGTTTCCGCCCTAACCATCTATGCCGTCATGCATGGCTATGTGGACATCAACAAAATCTAA
- the htpG gene encoding molecular chaperone HtpG yields MQKGNIGVTTENIFPVIKKFLYSDQEIFLREMVSNAVDATQKLKTLAEKGEYKEELGDLTVRVNLDTEKGTITISDHGIGMTEEEIDKYINQIAFSGVTEFLEKYKDNANNIIGHFGLGFYSSFMVSKKVEIITKSWKEGSKAVKWSCDGSPAYEIDDADRSEHGSDIILYIDDDNKDFLEKNKLEGLLNKYCKFLPIPIAFGKKSEWKDGKQVETDEDNIINSVEPLWTKTPSTLKDEDYKSFYRTLYPMHDEPLFWIHLNVDYPFNLTGILYFPKIKNSLELQKNKIQLYCNQVFVTDQVDGIVPEFLTLLHGVIDSPDIPLNVSRSYLQSDREVKKISTYITKKVSDRLKAIFNEDRKAFEEKWDNLKIFINYGILTEENFYDRAKDFSLLKDTEGKYYTFDEYKTLIETSQKDKDGNLIYLYATNLNEQYSYIKAAQDKGYSVLLLDGQLDVPCIQTLEQKFEKSRFTRVDADTVDHLIQKDDTSKCTLADNERDNLTAVFQSQMPKLEKAEFLVEVNSLGEDQRPVIITQNEWMRRMKEMSRYQSGMSFYGQMPDSFNLVLNCDHRLIKEVLNEAQSALSGELNPIESELKGQEARLAALNQKTEKKKPEEITQEEKDDKTKTQDTIDELKKQKEQLISNYAQKNTIVHQLIDLALLQNGMLKGESLDKFLKRSYELIK; encoded by the coding sequence ATGCAAAAAGGTAATATCGGGGTTACAACAGAGAACATTTTCCCCGTCATCAAAAAGTTTCTCTACAGCGATCAGGAAATCTTTCTTCGCGAGATGGTCAGCAATGCCGTCGATGCTACCCAGAAGCTAAAAACTCTGGCAGAGAAGGGCGAATACAAAGAAGAACTTGGCGATCTGACAGTACGTGTGAACCTTGACACCGAGAAAGGAACCATCACCATCAGCGATCATGGTATAGGAATGACAGAAGAGGAGATTGATAAGTACATCAATCAGATTGCTTTCTCTGGCGTCACCGAGTTCCTTGAGAAGTATAAGGATAATGCCAACAATATTATTGGTCACTTTGGACTAGGCTTCTACTCTTCATTCATGGTGTCTAAGAAAGTAGAAATTATCACAAAATCATGGAAAGAAGGCTCTAAAGCTGTAAAATGGAGCTGCGATGGTAGCCCCGCCTACGAGATAGACGATGCCGATCGCAGTGAACATGGTTCCGACATCATTCTCTATATTGACGACGACAACAAGGATTTCCTGGAGAAGAACAAGCTGGAAGGATTGTTAAACAAATACTGCAAATTCCTGCCCATACCTATTGCCTTTGGAAAGAAGAGCGAATGGAAAGACGGCAAACAGGTTGAAACAGACGAGGACAACATCATCAATAGCGTTGAGCCCCTGTGGACGAAGACTCCATCCACACTGAAGGACGAGGATTACAAATCATTCTATCGTACACTCTATCCCATGCATGACGAGCCCTTGTTCTGGATTCATCTGAATGTTGACTATCCATTCAACCTGACAGGTATCCTTTACTTCCCCAAGATTAAGAACAGTCTGGAACTTCAGAAGAACAAGATTCAGCTCTACTGCAACCAAGTGTTTGTGACAGACCAAGTCGATGGTATCGTTCCCGAGTTCCTCACCTTGCTTCACGGTGTTATTGACTCGCCAGACATTCCCCTTAACGTGAGCCGTTCTTATCTTCAGAGCGACCGCGAGGTGAAGAAGATCTCCACCTATATCACCAAAAAGGTTTCTGACAGACTGAAAGCTATCTTCAACGAAGACCGCAAGGCCTTTGAGGAGAAATGGGATAACCTTAAGATATTCATCAACTATGGCATTCTTACCGAAGAGAACTTCTACGACCGTGCCAAGGATTTCTCTTTGTTGAAAGATACAGAAGGTAAGTATTACACCTTCGACGAGTACAAAACGCTGATTGAGACATCACAGAAAGACAAAGACGGCAACCTGATTTATCTGTATGCCACCAACCTCAACGAGCAGTATTCATACATCAAGGCTGCACAGGACAAGGGCTATTCTGTCCTCCTGCTCGACGGTCAACTTGACGTGCCCTGCATACAAACTTTGGAACAGAAGTTCGAGAAGAGCCGCTTCACACGTGTTGATGCTGACACCGTTGACCACCTGATACAGAAAGACGACACGTCAAAATGCACACTTGCAGACAACGAACGTGACAATTTGACAGCCGTATTCCAGTCGCAGATGCCAAAACTAGAAAAGGCAGAGTTTCTCGTAGAGGTCAACAGCTTGGGCGAAGATCAACGCCCCGTCATTATCACTCAAAACGAGTGGATGCGACGCATGAAGGAAATGAGCCGTTATCAGAGCGGCATGAGTTTCTACGGTCAGATGCCCGACTCATTCAATCTCGTACTGAACTGCGACCATCGTCTCATCAAAGAAGTGCTCAACGAGGCACAATCAGCACTCTCTGGCGAACTCAACCCCATCGAAAGTGAGTTGAAAGGACAGGAAGCTCGTCTGGCTGCACTCAACCAAAAGACTGAGAAGAAGAAACCTGAGGAAATCACTCAGGAAGAAAAAGACGACAAGACCAAGACTCAAGACACAATCGATGAACTGAAAAAGCAGAAAGAACAGCTTATCAGCAACTATGCTCAGAAGAACACGATTGTACACCAGCTTATCGATTTGGCCCTGTTGCAGAACGGCATGCTGAAAGGCGAGTCGCTCGACAAGTTCCTGAAGCGCAGCTATGAGCTGATTAAATAA
- a CDS encoding NADH peroxidase: MKKKFICAVCGYIYEGESAPEKCPICKAPASKFSELKEQAGEVTYATVHRLGDGKIEGVPEEMINELRNNYNGECGEVGMYLAMARQADREGYPEIAEAFKRYAFEEADHASRFAELLGEVVFDTKTNLEKRAAAEEGACADKFELAKQAKAMGFDAIHDTVHEMAKDEARHGAGFSGLLKRYFSK; encoded by the coding sequence ATGAAGAAAAAATTTATATGTGCTGTCTGCGGATATATCTATGAAGGCGAGTCAGCACCCGAGAAGTGTCCTATTTGTAAGGCGCCAGCATCAAAGTTCTCTGAGTTAAAAGAGCAGGCTGGGGAAGTTACTTATGCCACAGTTCATCGTTTGGGAGATGGAAAGATTGAGGGCGTGCCCGAAGAAATGATCAATGAGTTGCGCAATAACTATAACGGCGAATGCGGAGAGGTCGGTATGTATCTGGCCATGGCTCGCCAAGCCGACCGAGAGGGCTATCCCGAAATAGCAGAAGCCTTTAAGCGTTATGCCTTTGAAGAGGCAGATCATGCAAGTCGTTTTGCAGAACTGTTGGGCGAAGTAGTATTTGATACCAAGACAAACCTAGAGAAACGTGCAGCTGCTGAAGAAGGTGCTTGCGCCGATAAGTTTGAGCTTGCTAAGCAGGCCAAGGCGATGGGCTTCGATGCTATTCACGACACCGTGCATGAGATGGCAAAGGATGAAGCTCGACATGGTGCAGGCTTCTCCGGTTTGCTAAAGCGCTACTTTAGCAAGTAG